Proteins encoded within one genomic window of Streptomyces sp. NBC_00523:
- a CDS encoding response regulator: MLVVDDNKVIRQLIRVNLELEGFEVVTAGDGAECLDLVHRVRPDVITLDVVMPRLDGLQTATRLRSDPRTRHLPLAIVSACTPYEVDNGVAAGVDAFLAKPFEPTELVRLVRRLMERGRTAALDGRAESAAG; this comes from the coding sequence GTGCTTGTTGTCGACGACAACAAGGTCATCCGGCAGTTGATCAGGGTCAACCTCGAGCTGGAGGGCTTCGAGGTCGTGACCGCGGGCGATGGTGCCGAGTGTCTGGATCTCGTGCACCGGGTCCGCCCCGACGTGATCACGCTCGATGTGGTCATGCCGCGGCTCGACGGTCTCCAGACCGCCACCCGGCTGCGGTCCGACCCGCGCACCCGGCATCTGCCGCTCGCGATCGTCAGCGCGTGCACGCCGTACGAGGTGGACAACGGGGTCGCCGCCGGGGTCGACGCGTTCCTCGCCAAGCCCTTCGAGCCGACCGAGCTGGTACGGCTCGTGCGCCGACTGATGGAGCGCGGCCGGACGGCCGCGCTCGACGGGCGGGCGGAGAGCGCCGCGGGCTGA
- a CDS encoding arsenate reductase ArsC → MPEPKPSVLFVCVHNAGRSQMAAAFLTHLSEGRVEVRSAGSAPAASVNPAVVRAMAEVGIDLSTETPKVLTVEAVQASDVVITMGCGDTCPVFPGKKYLDWSLEDPAGHGVDAVRPIRDRIERHVRDLLAELRPR, encoded by the coding sequence ATGCCTGAACCCAAGCCGTCCGTGCTGTTCGTGTGCGTCCACAACGCGGGGCGCTCGCAGATGGCCGCCGCCTTCCTGACCCACCTCTCCGAAGGCCGCGTCGAAGTCCGCTCCGCCGGGTCCGCGCCTGCGGCCTCGGTGAACCCGGCCGTCGTCCGGGCCATGGCGGAAGTCGGCATCGACCTCTCCACCGAGACCCCGAAGGTGCTGACCGTCGAAGCCGTACAGGCATCGGACGTGGTGATCACCATGGGGTGCGGAGACACCTGCCCCGTCTTCCCCGGCAAGAAGTACCTCGACTGGTCACTCGAAGACCCGGCCGGCCACGGGGTCGATGCCGTCCGGCCGATCCGCGACCGGATCGAGCGGCACGTCCGCGATCTCCTCGCCGAACTCCGGCCCCGCTGA
- a CDS encoding S53 family peptidase: MAVTLPLLAGALALGMPDASADAGHGGRDALQGTKPAWATASADQGAASDSTKVAVRVHLAGRDAKGLAAYAAAVSDPESSSYGKFLSPAQAQARFGATPEQIERVSQWLKAGGLTVTGANQHYVSATGDVAAAEKVFSTQLRNYRKGGRTYRAPATTASVPAGLGDAVLAVSGLDSAPHTARHDDALPPPDAVFRNSGPFSSYFGSRTASSLPKAYGSKAPYAVKGYTGKQLRAAYGAGSYTGKGVTVAITDAYASPTIAKDAAEYAKRNGDAPYKRGQLSQVLPKEYTKTEECGASGWYGEETLDVEAVHAVAPAADIVYVGGASCYDNDLLDSLNKVVDHHLADIVSNSWGDVEANQTPDLALAYDHVFQLGAIEGIGFYFSSGDAGDNVDSTGTKQIDVPSDSAWVTSVGGTALAVGKHDKYLWETGWGTLNAPLAADGRSWEGFPGAYTSGAGGGTSSTVKQPFYQRGIVPDSLARANGKTRMRTAPDIAAVADPNTGFLVGQTQTLPDGSLGYDEYRIGGTSLAAPVIAGIQALAQQAQHGRPIGFANPAIYARYHSKAYHDVTDHPLGARRDLAVVRVDYVNGVDAADGLRTTVRSLGKDASLAAVRGYDDVTGVGTPAAGYVSSYRRR; the protein is encoded by the coding sequence ATGGCAGTGACACTGCCGTTGCTCGCCGGGGCGCTCGCCCTCGGGATGCCCGATGCCAGTGCCGATGCCGGGCACGGGGGCCGGGACGCGTTGCAGGGCACCAAACCGGCCTGGGCGACCGCCTCGGCCGACCAGGGGGCCGCGTCCGACAGCACGAAGGTGGCCGTCCGGGTGCACCTGGCGGGCCGGGACGCGAAGGGGCTGGCCGCCTACGCCGCCGCCGTGTCGGACCCGGAGTCGTCCTCGTACGGGAAGTTCCTGAGCCCCGCGCAGGCACAGGCCCGGTTCGGGGCCACCCCGGAGCAGATCGAGCGGGTCAGTCAGTGGCTGAAGGCCGGTGGGCTGACGGTCACCGGGGCGAACCAGCACTACGTCTCGGCCACCGGTGACGTCGCCGCCGCCGAGAAGGTGTTCTCCACCCAGCTGCGCAACTACCGCAAGGGCGGGCGCACTTACCGCGCCCCGGCCACCACCGCCTCGGTCCCCGCCGGGCTGGGTGACGCCGTGCTCGCCGTGTCCGGTCTGGACAGCGCCCCGCACACCGCCCGCCACGACGACGCGCTGCCGCCGCCGGACGCGGTGTTCCGCAACTCCGGTCCGTTCTCCTCGTACTTCGGGTCGAGGACGGCCTCCTCGCTGCCGAAGGCGTACGGGTCGAAGGCGCCGTACGCCGTCAAGGGCTACACCGGCAAGCAGCTGCGCGCCGCGTACGGGGCCGGGAGCTACACCGGCAAGGGCGTGACCGTCGCCATCACCGACGCGTACGCCTCACCCACCATCGCGAAGGACGCCGCCGAGTACGCGAAGCGCAACGGTGACGCCCCTTACAAGCGCGGCCAGTTGAGCCAGGTGCTCCCCAAGGAGTACACGAAGACCGAGGAGTGCGGCGCTTCCGGCTGGTACGGCGAGGAGACCCTCGACGTCGAGGCCGTGCACGCGGTCGCGCCCGCCGCCGACATCGTGTACGTGGGCGGCGCCTCCTGCTACGACAACGACCTGCTGGACTCGCTGAACAAGGTGGTCGACCACCACCTCGCGGACATCGTCTCCAACTCCTGGGGCGATGTGGAGGCCAACCAGACCCCGGACCTGGCGCTCGCCTACGACCACGTGTTCCAGCTGGGCGCGATCGAGGGCATCGGCTTCTACTTCTCCTCCGGTGACGCGGGCGACAACGTCGACTCGACCGGCACCAAGCAGATCGACGTGCCGTCCGACTCGGCCTGGGTGACCTCGGTCGGCGGCACCGCGCTCGCGGTCGGCAAGCACGACAAGTACCTCTGGGAGACCGGCTGGGGCACGCTCAACGCCCCGCTGGCGGCGGACGGCCGCAGCTGGGAAGGGTTCCCCGGCGCGTACACCTCCGGCGCGGGCGGCGGCACCAGCTCCACCGTGAAGCAGCCGTTCTACCAGCGCGGGATCGTTCCGGACTCGCTGGCGCGGGCGAACGGGAAGACCCGGATGCGCACGGCCCCGGACATCGCGGCCGTCGCCGACCCGAACACCGGCTTCCTGGTCGGGCAGACCCAGACCCTGCCCGACGGTTCGCTCGGCTACGACGAGTACCGCATCGGCGGCACCTCGCTGGCGGCCCCGGTCATCGCGGGCATCCAGGCGCTGGCGCAGCAGGCCCAGCACGGGCGGCCGATCGGATTCGCCAACCCGGCGATCTACGCCCGGTACCACTCGAAGGCGTACCACGACGTGACCGACCACCCGCTCGGCGCGCGCCGTGACCTGGCGGTCGTCCGGGTGGACTACGTCAACGGCGTCGACGCGGCGGACGGTCTGCGGACCACCGTGCGCAGCCTGGGCAAGGACGCCTCGCTGGCGGCCGTGCGCGGCTACGACGACGTGACCGGCGTCGGCACTCCGGCCGCCGGCTATGTGAGCTCCTACCGCCGGCGCTGA
- the arsB gene encoding ACR3 family arsenite efflux transporter — translation MTTDAAAPAPVAGRLSFLDRFLAVWILLAMAAGLGLGRLVPGLGDALAGVTVTGVSLPIALGLLVMMYPVLAKVRYDRLDTVTRDRPLLLTSLVLNWVVGPALMFALAWIFLPDLPEYRTGLIIVGLARCIAMVVIWNDLACGDREAAAVLVALNSLFQVIAFAALGWFYLSVLPGRLGLEQTALDVSVWEIARSVLIFLGIPLLAGFLTRRLGEKTKGRTWYETKLIPRIGPVALYGLLFTIVVLFALQGDAITSRPLDVARIALPLLVYFALMWAGSMAVGRAVGLDYPRTTTLAFTAAGNNFELAIAVAIATFGATSGQALAGVVGPLVEVPVLIGLVHVALAARRRFPASPEGPAHA, via the coding sequence GTGACGACGGACGCCGCCGCACCGGCACCGGTCGCCGGACGATTGTCGTTCCTGGACCGCTTCCTCGCCGTGTGGATTCTGCTCGCGATGGCGGCCGGGCTCGGCCTGGGGCGTCTCGTGCCCGGTCTCGGGGACGCGCTGGCCGGGGTGACCGTCACCGGCGTCTCCCTGCCCATCGCGCTGGGCCTGCTCGTGATGATGTACCCGGTGCTGGCCAAGGTCCGCTACGACCGTCTCGACACCGTCACCCGCGACCGCCCCCTGCTCCTGACGTCCCTGGTCCTCAACTGGGTCGTCGGTCCGGCGCTGATGTTCGCGCTCGCCTGGATCTTCCTGCCGGACCTGCCCGAGTACCGCACCGGCCTGATCATCGTCGGGCTCGCCCGCTGCATCGCCATGGTCGTCATCTGGAACGACCTCGCCTGCGGCGACCGTGAGGCCGCCGCCGTCCTGGTCGCCCTGAACTCGCTCTTCCAGGTGATCGCCTTCGCCGCGCTGGGCTGGTTCTACCTGTCCGTGCTGCCCGGCCGACTGGGCCTTGAGCAGACCGCGCTGGACGTCTCCGTGTGGGAGATCGCCCGCTCCGTCCTCATCTTCCTCGGCATCCCCCTGCTGGCCGGGTTCCTCACCCGGCGTCTCGGCGAGAAGACCAAGGGGCGCACCTGGTACGAGACGAAGCTGATCCCCCGGATCGGCCCGGTCGCCCTGTACGGGCTGCTGTTCACCATCGTCGTGCTCTTCGCCCTCCAGGGCGACGCCATCACCTCCCGGCCCCTGGACGTCGCCCGGATCGCGCTGCCGCTGCTGGTGTACTTCGCGCTCATGTGGGCCGGCTCCATGGCCGTCGGCCGCGCCGTGGGGCTGGACTACCCGAGGACGACGACGCTGGCGTTCACCGCGGCCGGCAACAACTTCGAGCTCGCCATCGCGGTCGCCATCGCCACCTTCGGCGCCACCAGCGGCCAGGCCCTCGCCGGGGTCGTGGGCCCGCTCGTCGAGGTCCCCGTCCTCATCGGGCTGGTCCATGTCGCCCTCGCCGCCCGCCGCCGCTTCCCCGCCTCCCCGGAAGGGCCCGCCCATGCCTGA
- a CDS encoding AbrB/MazE/SpoVT family DNA-binding domain-containing protein, with translation MAATTFHAGVRDKGQLTLPAGVREALGVSPGDELEFAINDDGVVEVHGLRKIRTDQAWFWTERWQAGERDASEDIAAGRTTRHEDVDEMFAHLAEEN, from the coding sequence ATGGCTGCGACCACGTTCCATGCCGGCGTGCGCGACAAGGGGCAGCTGACGCTGCCCGCAGGGGTCCGCGAGGCGCTGGGAGTCTCCCCGGGCGACGAGCTTGAGTTCGCCATCAACGACGACGGCGTTGTCGAGGTGCACGGACTACGGAAGATCCGCACGGACCAGGCGTGGTTCTGGACGGAGCGGTGGCAGGCGGGTGAGCGTGACGCGAGCGAGGACATCGCCGCAGGGCGCACCACCCGGCATGAGGACGTGGACGAGATGTTCGCGCACCTCGCCGAGGAGAACTGA
- a CDS encoding ArsR/SmtB family transcription factor yields MSKQELVVIGQDSAEGCCPALLTAPLDEDQAADLAKVFKALGDPVRLRLLSLIASRAGGEVCVCDLTPAFDLSQPTISHHLKLLKQAGLIDSERRGTWVYYRLLPEMTDRLAAILTRPAGTAS; encoded by the coding sequence ATGTCGAAACAAGAGCTCGTGGTGATCGGCCAGGACAGCGCAGAGGGATGCTGCCCGGCGCTGCTGACCGCCCCGCTGGACGAGGACCAGGCCGCCGACCTGGCGAAGGTGTTCAAGGCGCTGGGTGATCCGGTGCGGTTGCGGCTGCTGTCGCTGATCGCTTCGCGGGCGGGCGGGGAGGTCTGCGTATGCGATCTGACGCCTGCCTTCGACCTGTCGCAGCCGACGATCTCCCACCACCTGAAGCTGCTGAAGCAGGCCGGGCTCATCGACTCCGAGCGGCGCGGGACCTGGGTGTACTACCGCCTGCTGCCCGAGATGACGGACCGGCTCGCCGCGATCCTCACCCGCCCCGCCGGAACCGCCTCGTGA
- a CDS encoding ArsI/CadI family heavy metal resistance metalloenzyme: MSRVQLALNVADLEASVTFYSKLFGVEPVKRRPGYANFAVAEPPLKLVLIEGEPGQDTRLDHLGVEVESTRAVTAATDRLKDAGLATFEENDTSCCYALQDKVWVHGPGKEPWEVYVVKADADQLGKSPAIEAEAGCCAAQPRATAGCACGT, translated from the coding sequence ATGTCCCGTGTCCAGCTCGCGCTCAACGTCGCCGACCTCGAAGCCTCGGTGACCTTCTACTCCAAGCTGTTCGGCGTCGAACCGGTCAAGCGCCGCCCCGGCTACGCCAACTTCGCCGTCGCCGAGCCCCCGCTCAAGCTCGTCCTGATCGAGGGCGAGCCCGGCCAGGACACCCGCCTGGACCACCTCGGCGTCGAGGTCGAGTCCACCCGGGCCGTCACCGCCGCCACCGACCGCCTCAAGGACGCCGGTCTCGCCACGTTCGAGGAGAACGACACCTCCTGCTGCTATGCCCTCCAGGACAAGGTCTGGGTCCACGGCCCCGGCAAGGAGCCCTGGGAGGTCTACGTCGTCAAGGCCGACGCCGACCAACTGGGCAAGTCTCCGGCAATCGAGGCCGAAGCCGGCTGCTGCGCCGCCCAGCCCCGGGCGACCGCGGGCTGCGCGTGCGGCACCTGA
- the ligD gene encoding non-homologous end-joining DNA ligase, whose translation MTPITDVEGRRLSLSNLDKVLYPATGTTKGEVLHYYAATAAGVLLAHLRDRPVSFLRYPDGPEGQLFFTKNPPPGTPSWVRRAPVPHHGSEPSEQVVVEDLASLMWAANLVVEFHTPQWRAGTPAVADRLVFDLDPGPPATVVECCRVALWLRERLAEDGLTAYGKTSGAKGLHLLVPVVPTDSAVVSAYAKGLAVRAEKELADLVVHRMRKALRPGKVFVDFSQNATAKTTATPYTLRARAEPAVSAPVTWAEIEGCRSPGDLVFLADDMAARLDRHGDLLAPLCDPEQARRLPD comes from the coding sequence ATGACGCCGATCACCGACGTGGAGGGGCGACGGCTGTCCCTGAGCAATCTGGACAAGGTGCTGTATCCGGCCACCGGCACCACGAAGGGCGAGGTGCTGCACTACTACGCGGCCACGGCGGCCGGGGTGCTGCTCGCGCATCTGCGGGACCGGCCGGTGTCCTTCCTGCGCTATCCGGACGGGCCGGAGGGCCAGCTGTTCTTCACCAAGAACCCGCCGCCCGGTACTCCGTCCTGGGTACGCCGGGCCCCGGTGCCGCACCACGGGAGCGAGCCGTCCGAGCAGGTGGTCGTGGAGGATCTGGCCTCGCTGATGTGGGCGGCCAACCTGGTGGTGGAGTTCCACACCCCGCAGTGGCGGGCCGGGACCCCGGCGGTGGCCGACCGGCTGGTGTTCGACCTGGACCCTGGGCCGCCCGCCACGGTGGTCGAGTGCTGCCGGGTCGCGCTGTGGCTGCGGGAGCGGCTGGCCGAGGACGGCCTGACGGCGTACGGGAAGACCTCGGGCGCCAAGGGCCTGCACCTGCTGGTCCCGGTCGTCCCCACGGACTCGGCGGTGGTGTCGGCGTACGCGAAGGGCCTCGCCGTCCGCGCGGAGAAGGAGCTCGCGGACCTGGTGGTGCACCGGATGCGGAAGGCGCTGCGGCCGGGCAAGGTCTTCGTCGACTTCAGCCAGAACGCCACCGCGAAGACCACCGCCACGCCCTACACCCTGCGCGCCCGCGCCGAGCCCGCCGTCTCGGCGCCGGTCACCTGGGCGGAGATCGAGGGCTGCCGCTCCCCCGGCGATCTGGTCTTCCTGGCGGACGACATGGCGGCACGGCTCGACCGGCACGGCGATCTGCTGGCCCCGCTCTGCGATCCGGAACAGGCACGACGGCTTCCGGACTGA
- the glyA gene encoding serine hydroxymethyltransferase produces the protein MTASVPAQPRHPALGATDPELAALVAAEERLQADTLRLIPSENYVSAAVLEASGTVLQNKYSEGYPGKRYYEGQQIIDQVETLTADRARALFAMDHANVQPYSGSPANLAVYLAFLKPGDTVLGMSLPMGGHLTHGWGVSATGTWFNGVQYGVRRDTGRVDLDEVRDLALAERPKLIFCGGTAVPRTIDFAGFAEIAREVGAVLVADIAHIAGLVAGGAHPSPAPHVDVVSTTTHKTLRGPRGAVLLSRAEHARALDRAVFPGLQGGPHNQTTAAIGVALKEAATPDFRAYAHAVVANARALGEELSARGYDLVSGGTDNHLLLVDLTAKGVPGKPAAKALDRAGIVANYNAVPYDPRKPFDPSGIRLGTPALTSRGVPVSEMARIAEWIDRVITGDEDTIAKVRAEVKVLMDAYPAPGLPVA, from the coding sequence GTGACCGCGTCCGTACCCGCACAGCCCCGCCACCCCGCCCTGGGGGCGACCGACCCCGAACTCGCCGCCCTCGTGGCCGCCGAGGAGCGGCTCCAGGCGGACACCCTGCGCCTGATCCCGAGCGAGAACTACGTCTCCGCCGCCGTGCTCGAAGCGTCCGGCACCGTGCTCCAGAACAAGTACTCCGAGGGCTACCCCGGCAAGCGGTACTACGAGGGCCAGCAGATCATCGACCAGGTCGAGACCCTGACCGCCGACCGCGCCCGGGCCCTCTTCGCCATGGACCACGCCAACGTCCAGCCGTACTCCGGCTCCCCGGCCAACCTCGCCGTCTACCTGGCCTTCCTCAAGCCCGGCGACACCGTGCTCGGCATGTCGCTGCCCATGGGCGGCCACCTCACGCACGGCTGGGGCGTCTCCGCCACCGGCACCTGGTTCAACGGCGTCCAGTACGGCGTGCGCCGCGACACCGGCCGCGTCGATCTGGACGAGGTCCGCGACCTGGCCCTCGCCGAGCGGCCGAAGCTCATCTTCTGCGGCGGCACCGCCGTGCCCCGCACGATCGACTTCGCGGGCTTCGCGGAGATCGCCCGCGAGGTGGGCGCGGTCCTGGTGGCGGACATCGCGCACATCGCGGGCCTGGTCGCGGGCGGCGCCCACCCCTCGCCCGCGCCGCACGTGGACGTCGTCTCCACGACCACCCACAAGACCCTGCGCGGCCCGCGCGGCGCGGTGCTCCTCAGCCGCGCCGAGCACGCCCGCGCCCTGGACCGCGCCGTCTTCCCCGGCCTCCAGGGCGGCCCGCACAACCAGACCACGGCCGCGATCGGCGTAGCCCTGAAGGAGGCGGCCACCCCGGACTTCCGCGCCTACGCCCACGCGGTGGTGGCCAACGCCCGTGCGCTGGGCGAGGAGTTGTCGGCCCGTGGCTACGACCTGGTCTCCGGCGGCACCGACAACCACCTGCTGCTGGTGGACCTCACCGCCAAGGGCGTCCCGGGCAAACCGGCGGCCAAGGCCCTGGACCGTGCGGGCATCGTCGCCAACTACAACGCGGTCCCGTACGACCCGCGCAAGCCGTTCGACCCGTCGGGCATCCGCCTCGGCACGCCCGCGCTGACGTCACGGGGCGTCCCCGTCTCGGAGATGGCCAGGATCGCGGAGTGGATCGACCGCGTGATCACGGGCGACGAGGACACGATCGCGAAGGTGCGCGCGGAGGTGAAGGTCCTGATGGACGCGTACCCGGCCCCGGGCCTGCCGGTCGCCTGA
- the ku gene encoding non-homologous end joining protein Ku produces the protein MRSIWNGAISFGLVSIPIKLVNATENHSISFRQVHVEDGGRIRYRKVCELDGEEVPSAEIGKAYEDADGTMIPITDEDLSHLPLPTAKTIEIVAFVPADAIDPLQMDAAYYLSANGVPAAKPYTLLREALKRSRKVALAKYALRGRERLGMLRVVDDVIAMHGLLWPDEIRAPEGVAPESDVTVRDAELDLADALMDTLGEVDMDSLHDDYREAVEEMIAAKASGEAPEPAEKGAKGGGKVIDLLAALESSVKAAKEARGEEGDSVAGVTHLADHKASGTDKKASGSGGAAKKSASSPKSTGGKKSTSSGTGKRAAKKTATKSTAKKTAAKKTTAKKTGSKSTASRKRASA, from the coding sequence GTGAGATCCATCTGGAACGGCGCCATCTCCTTCGGGCTGGTCAGCATCCCGATCAAGCTGGTCAACGCCACCGAGAACCACTCGATCTCGTTCCGGCAGGTCCACGTCGAGGACGGCGGGCGCATCCGCTACCGCAAGGTGTGCGAGCTGGACGGGGAGGAGGTGCCGTCCGCCGAGATCGGCAAGGCGTACGAGGACGCCGACGGCACGATGATCCCGATCACCGACGAGGATCTGAGCCACCTGCCGCTGCCCACCGCGAAGACCATCGAGATCGTGGCCTTCGTCCCGGCCGACGCGATCGATCCGCTCCAGATGGACGCGGCCTACTACCTCTCGGCCAATGGGGTCCCGGCGGCGAAGCCGTACACCCTGCTGCGCGAGGCCCTGAAGCGGAGCCGGAAGGTGGCCCTCGCCAAGTACGCCCTGCGCGGGCGCGAGCGCCTGGGGATGCTCCGGGTCGTGGACGACGTGATCGCCATGCATGGGCTGCTCTGGCCGGACGAGATCCGGGCCCCCGAGGGCGTCGCCCCGGAGTCCGACGTGACCGTCCGGGACGCGGAGCTGGACCTCGCGGACGCCCTGATGGACACCCTCGGCGAGGTCGACATGGACTCGCTGCACGACGACTACCGGGAGGCGGTCGAGGAGATGATCGCCGCGAAGGCGTCGGGCGAGGCGCCGGAACCGGCCGAGAAGGGCGCGAAGGGGGGCGGCAAGGTCATCGACCTGCTCGCGGCCCTGGAGAGCAGCGTCAAGGCCGCGAAGGAGGCCCGGGGCGAGGAGGGCGACTCCGTCGCGGGCGTCACGCACCTCGCCGACCACAAGGCGTCCGGCACCGACAAGAAGGCATCCGGCTCCGGCGGCGCCGCCAAGAAGTCCGCCTCCTCCCCGAAGTCCACCGGCGGCAAGAAGTCCACGTCCAGCGGTACGGGCAAGCGGGCGGCCAAGAAGACGGCCACCAAGAGCACCGCGAAGAAGACGGCCGCCAAGAAGACGACGGCGAAGAAGACGGGCTCGAAGAGCACCGCGTCCCGGAAGCGCGCCTCGGCCTGA